One part of the Verrucomicrobiota bacterium genome encodes these proteins:
- a CDS encoding carotenoid biosynthesis protein produces the protein MKKKRSIIINRAKRWTLVIFVIWACVGFAKLGLKIEPSTVEAWGIGNWAWIGWIEAFFLWCMSIGDFVFICLATALIGFAAADKIGWRRTWISAGIIMGFSAMLETIGTLTSFPFGAYHYTNQFGPLIGGTLPWAIPMAWFIIIVGLHLILSYWFWARNVWSMALIVAALAVMIDWIMEPFAYGVRGYWQWYIGYPPPANYCTWFFASLLLDRASPLPLKTSGGTDWLCETVLIMMLLTFIIGRIAYGV, from the coding sequence GTGAAAAAGAAACGATCTATCATCATCAACAGGGCCAAGCGTTGGACGCTCGTCATTTTTGTTATATGGGCTTGTGTTGGCTTTGCTAAGCTTGGGCTGAAAATAGAACCATCGACTGTAGAAGCCTGGGGTATTGGAAACTGGGCTTGGATTGGATGGATAGAGGCCTTTTTTTTATGGTGTATGTCTATTGGGGATTTTGTCTTCATCTGCTTGGCAACTGCTTTAATTGGCTTCGCTGCTGCTGACAAAATAGGATGGCGCAGGACATGGATTTCAGCGGGAATTATTATGGGATTCTCTGCCATGCTGGAGACGATAGGAACACTGACAAGTTTTCCTTTTGGGGCCTATCACTACACGAATCAGTTTGGCCCTCTCATTGGAGGCACCCTGCCTTGGGCCATTCCCATGGCATGGTTTATCATCATTGTAGGGCTACATCTCATACTCAGCTATTGGTTTTGGGCTCGTAATGTCTGGAGTATGGCTTTAATTGTTGCCGCCTTAGCAGTCATGATCGATTGGATCATGGAGCCTTTTGCTTATGGCGTGCGTGGGTACTGGCAGTGGTATATTGGGTATCCACCACCTGCCAATTATTGCACCTGGTTTTTTGCTTCCTTGCTACTTGATCGGGCTTCTCCGCTTCCATTGAAGACAAGTGGTGGAACAGACTGGTTATGTGAAACTGTTCTCATCATGATGTTGCTTACCTTTATTATTGGACGGATTGCCTACGGAGTGTAG
- the crtI gene encoding phytoene desaturase family protein, whose translation MRGREKQIVVVGAGLGGLATALRLQHEGYEVTVLEKNATVGGKLTERRIGSYRWDMGPSLLTMPDVLDELFLSIGKQRRDYLDLVRVEPTCRYFWDDGTVLDEDKHFFSRKDVQAFMRYAKGIYDLSGEAFLMRPPEDFWKAFTPANWPKLIHMPKVATFASVAQEVARRFEDHRLRQLFERFATYNGSSPYKAPATFNVIPYVEVEFGGWYIKGGMVQLARVLEKLCLAAGVTIRCGSQVLKLDEKGVELTGGEILQAEHYVVNGDVIRAHNEWIRVSGWERQAKHLNQPELSLSGFVMFLGVKKQYQELSHHNIFFSSNYQEEFNDLFEEKQFPRDPTVYVNITARTDQQDAPEGCDNFFILVNAPADTKGPEWNKRKDEYAERVYRKLESCGLQGIREQIVESSFFTPNEFANRDVTTEGSLYGWASHSPWTALMRPRIQSPLWRSLYFVGGTTHPGGGIPLVILSSQMVAEKIKRGSHKS comes from the coding sequence ATGAGAGGCAGGGAGAAGCAAATAGTTGTCGTAGGTGCTGGCTTAGGCGGCTTAGCCACAGCTTTAAGGCTTCAACATGAGGGTTATGAGGTCACAGTTTTAGAGAAGAACGCTACCGTAGGTGGTAAACTAACTGAACGAAGAATAGGATCCTACCGTTGGGATATGGGACCGTCCTTGTTGACGATGCCAGATGTATTGGATGAGTTGTTTTTATCAATTGGAAAGCAACGGCGCGATTACCTTGATTTAGTTCGTGTAGAGCCTACGTGTCGGTATTTTTGGGATGATGGAACTGTTTTAGATGAAGATAAGCATTTTTTCAGCCGCAAAGATGTTCAGGCATTTATGCGCTATGCCAAGGGTATTTATGACTTATCTGGTGAAGCATTCTTAATGCGTCCCCCAGAAGATTTCTGGAAGGCCTTTACCCCAGCAAACTGGCCCAAGCTCATTCATATGCCAAAGGTAGCGACTTTTGCTTCAGTAGCTCAAGAAGTTGCTAGACGGTTTGAGGATCATCGGTTGCGACAGCTCTTTGAGCGTTTTGCAACTTACAATGGTAGCAGCCCTTACAAGGCTCCTGCGACTTTTAATGTCATCCCGTATGTAGAGGTTGAGTTTGGAGGATGGTATATCAAAGGCGGTATGGTGCAACTAGCTAGAGTTTTGGAAAAATTGTGTTTGGCCGCCGGTGTAACTATACGTTGTGGATCTCAGGTTCTGAAGTTAGATGAAAAAGGAGTTGAATTGACTGGCGGAGAGATCCTTCAAGCAGAACACTATGTAGTAAATGGAGATGTCATACGCGCTCACAACGAATGGATTCGTGTCTCGGGATGGGAAAGACAAGCAAAACATCTGAATCAGCCTGAGTTGTCGCTTTCAGGGTTTGTTATGTTTCTAGGAGTTAAAAAACAGTATCAAGAACTCAGTCACCACAACATCTTTTTCAGTTCAAATTATCAAGAAGAGTTTAATGATCTATTTGAGGAGAAGCAATTTCCCAGAGATCCTACTGTATATGTAAATATTACTGCTCGCACAGACCAACAGGATGCTCCAGAAGGTTGTGATAACTTTTTTATTTTAGTCAATGCGCCAGCAGATACAAAAGGTCCAGAGTGGAATAAGAGAAAGGATGAATATGCTGAACGGGTATACCGAAAACTAGAGAGTTGTGGGTTGCAGGGGATTAGAGAACAAATTGTGGAAAGTAGTTTTTTTACCCCTAATGAGTTTGCCAATCGGGACGTTACAACAGAGGGTTCTCTCTATGGATGGGCTTCTCACTCTCCGTGGACAGCTCTTATGAGACCCAGGATTCAATCTCCCTTGTGGAGATCTTTGTATTTTGTGGGTGGCACAACCCATCCAGGTGGTGGTATACCCTTGGTTATTTTAAGTTCTCAAATGGTAGCAGAAAAAATTAAGAGAGGCTCTCATAAATCGTGA